Proteins encoded within one genomic window of Neoarius graeffei isolate fNeoGra1 chromosome 18, fNeoGra1.pri, whole genome shotgun sequence:
- the gprc5bb gene encoding G protein-coupled receptor, class C, group 5, member Bb — MAIIPTLTVLLSVLVWGAGASPVESPPPPKGCGSGIHPSYRLLCDLESVWGVVLEAVACGGAISALVLFAVLLSKLKMVTEPERRSGVGPLLLLLLSTVGLFCLSLAFMVGRGETVCVLRRGLWSSLFALCFSCLLVQALRLRKLATGKRSPSGGSLSVLAFGIALVQGVISGEWLLLTVAREGHSACDYPPLDFALVCGYTLALLLTSTTISLGVLLCGARHGDDAARKKRRQWSCNGVWLFLSCLASLLVWAAWLGFYLYGNAAGKSTMTSETDGEEPALAIALVMEGWALLLFHAIPEAHLCLRTTNQRGNEGGQDYYDARQPQSSHSYRDDDELPANHRAAYTERQTFSIEEHSAGMQAGGYHTTVIRPTPQFRSHVYQPTEMALLMNGGTIPTAPPNYTGRHLW; from the exons ATGGCGATAATTCCTACCCTCACCGTCCTCCTCTCTGTACTTGTCTGGGGTGCAGGTGCATCTCCTGTAGAATCTCCACCCCCTCCCAAAGGGTGTGGTTCAGGTATCCATCCATCTTACCGGCTCCTGTGTGACCTCGAGTCTGTATGGGGGGTTGTTTTAGAGGCCGTGGCATGTGGTGGCGCCATTTCGGCTCTCGTTCTTTTTGCGGTTCTTCTCTCAAAGCTGAAAATGGTGACTGAGCCAGAGCGACGTAGCGGTGTAGGACCTCTCCTGCTACTGCTGCTGAGTACAGTGGGTCTGTTCTGCCTGTCTCTGGCATTCATGGTGGGACGTggcgagacagtgtgtgtgttgcGTCGTGGGCTGTGGAGCTCACTCTTTGCTCTGTGTTTCTCATGCCTGTTGGTGCAGGCACTACGGCTAAGGAAGCTTGCGACGGGGAAACGCAGTCCATCAGGTGGCTCACTCTCGGTGCTCGCATTCGGCATTGCGCTCGTGCAGGGGGTCATCAGTGGAGAGTGGCTGTTGCTCACGGTGGCACGCGAGGGCCACAGCGCCTGTGATTACCCACCACTGGACTTTGCACTAGTCTGCGGCTACACATTAGCACTGCTGCTCACGTCAACAACAATCTCACTTGGAGTCCTTCTGTGTGGTGCGAGGCACGGAGATGATGCAGCCAGGAAGAAGAGACGTCAATGGAGTTGTAATGGTGTCTGGCTTTTCCTCTCCTGTCTGGCTTCCCTCCTTGTTTGGGCTGCATGGCTCGGGTTTTACCTCTACGGTAACGCTGCAGGAAAGAGCACCATGACCAGTGAGACTGATGGCGAAGAACCTGCTCTGGCCATAGCCTTAGTAATGGAGGGATGGGCACTGCTGCTCTTCCACGCCATCCCAGAAGCCCACCTGTGTCTGCGAACGACCAATCAGAGGGGCAATGAAGGGGGTCAGGATTACTACGATGCACGGCAACCACAGTCCTCGCACAGTTACCGCGATGACGATGAGCTGCCAGCCAATCACAGAGCAGCCTACACAGAAAGACAAACGTTTTCCATAGAGGAGCACAGCGCAG gcaTGCAAGCTGGAGGTTACCACACTACAGTGATACGGCCCACACCTCAATTCCGAAGCCACGTGTACCAGCCCACTGAGATGGCCTTGCTCATGAACGGAGGAACG ATTCCCACAGCTCCCCCGAACTACACGGGACGGCATCTGTGGTGA